One Paenarthrobacter aurescens TC1 DNA window includes the following coding sequences:
- a CDS encoding putative amino acid ABC transporter, ATP-binding protein (identified by match to protein family HMM PF00005), translating to MSEFASGTLTAKNIHLSFGSNHVLRGIDLHVEKGTTASVIGPSGSGKSTLLRVMNRLIEPDQGDILLDGRSVLKDNPDELRRRIGMVFQQFNLFPHKTVAENISLALRKIRGMSKEQARDEALAQLDLVGLKHKADSRPANLSGGQQQRVAIARALAMKPEVMFFDEATSALDPELVKGVLALMTDLAQGGMTMVVVTHEMGFSRNVSDIVTFMDAGVVVESGPPEQLFTDPRTERLQGFLSDVL from the coding sequence ATGAGTGAATTCGCATCAGGCACATTGACGGCGAAGAACATCCACTTATCGTTCGGCAGCAATCACGTCTTGCGGGGCATCGACCTGCACGTCGAGAAGGGCACCACGGCATCCGTGATCGGCCCGTCCGGCTCGGGCAAGTCAACGCTGCTCCGCGTGATGAACCGACTCATCGAACCCGACCAGGGCGACATCCTGCTGGATGGAAGATCGGTGCTGAAGGACAACCCGGACGAACTGCGTCGCCGCATCGGCATGGTCTTCCAGCAGTTCAACTTGTTCCCGCACAAAACGGTGGCCGAGAACATCTCGCTGGCATTGCGCAAAATCCGCGGCATGTCCAAGGAGCAGGCGCGCGATGAGGCCCTGGCCCAGCTGGACCTGGTGGGTTTGAAGCACAAGGCGGACTCGCGTCCAGCCAACCTCTCAGGCGGACAGCAGCAGCGTGTGGCAATTGCCCGCGCGCTTGCCATGAAGCCCGAGGTGATGTTCTTTGACGAAGCTACCTCCGCGCTGGACCCGGAACTCGTCAAGGGCGTGCTTGCCCTCATGACGGACTTGGCCCAAGGAGGCATGACCATGGTGGTGGTAACCCACGAAATGGGCTTCTCCCGGAATGTCTCGGACATCGTGACCTTCATGGACGCCGGCGTTGTGGTTGAATCCGGTCCTCCGGAGCAGCTGTTCACCGATCCCCGGACGGAACGCCTTCAAGGTTTCCTTTCGGACGTCCTCTAA
- a CDS encoding putative amino acid ABC transporter, permease protein, His/Glu/Gln/Arg/opine family (identified by match to protein family HMM PF00528; match to protein family HMM TIGR01726) has translation MDILNQLAETFFDWEAMGEVIPKMFAVGLPNTIVLAVVSGIIGTALGMLLALMGISRNAAARWVARIYTDILRGLPPVLTILVIGFGFGPIIRELTGSTSPYPMAIAALSLMSGAYIGEIFRSGIQSVDKGQLEATRALGFSYGSSMRLVVVPQGIRRVLPALVNQFIALIKESSLVFMLGLLATEREIFQIGKDAAANSGNLSPYVAAAIFYLALTIPLTHFVNWIDARMRAGRPEKKEPDEAAAVVGKGAQA, from the coding sequence ATGGATATCCTCAATCAACTAGCCGAGACCTTCTTTGACTGGGAGGCAATGGGCGAAGTCATCCCCAAGATGTTCGCCGTCGGCCTGCCCAACACCATCGTCCTGGCCGTCGTCTCGGGCATCATCGGGACCGCGCTCGGGATGCTGCTCGCCCTGATGGGGATTTCCCGGAACGCAGCAGCACGGTGGGTAGCCCGCATTTACACGGACATCCTTCGCGGGCTTCCCCCGGTGCTGACCATCCTGGTGATCGGATTCGGTTTCGGTCCCATCATTCGCGAGCTTACGGGTTCCACCAGCCCTTACCCCATGGCCATCGCGGCTCTGTCCTTGATGTCCGGCGCGTACATCGGCGAGATCTTCCGTTCCGGTATCCAGAGCGTGGATAAGGGCCAACTGGAAGCAACCCGCGCCTTGGGGTTCAGCTACGGCTCGTCCATGCGTCTGGTGGTGGTGCCCCAAGGCATCCGCCGCGTGCTTCCGGCTTTGGTCAACCAGTTCATCGCGTTGATCAAGGAATCGTCGCTGGTGTTCATGCTTGGCTTGCTGGCAACCGAGCGTGAAATCTTCCAGATCGGCAAGGACGCCGCTGCCAACAGCGGCAACCTGTCGCCGTACGTCGCCGCGGCCATCTTCTATCTGGCGCTGACCATCCCGCTCACGCACTTTGTGAACTGGATTGATGCACGCATGCGTGCCGGCCGCCCGGAGAAGAAGGAACCGGACGAGGCAGCAGCCGTCGTTGGAAAAGGAGCCCAAGCATGA
- a CDS encoding putative DNA polymerase III epsilon subunit (identified by match to protein family HMM PF00929), translated as MSSWNTLSRAAFDLETTGKNSRSARIVTASITVVDAHGGLIAEHEWLADPGVEIPLEASEVHGVTTEKARAEGRPAAEVTREVAGVLQGLFDDGTPVIAFNASYDFTVLAAESARYGVPQLSRFPVLDPYVMNKQMDRYRKGKRTLTALCEEYGVDLTNAHTSAADALATLRVLDAMAGKFPKLQMPASTLHQLQVDWAASQAADFQQYLRRSKPTAVIEGEWPVLPPEDASRGGF; from the coding sequence ATGAGTTCCTGGAATACCCTCTCCCGTGCCGCATTCGACCTCGAGACCACCGGAAAGAACTCGCGGTCAGCGCGGATCGTCACCGCTTCCATCACAGTTGTGGATGCTCACGGGGGGCTCATCGCAGAGCACGAGTGGTTGGCAGATCCCGGTGTGGAGATTCCGCTCGAAGCCAGCGAGGTGCACGGCGTAACCACAGAGAAGGCCCGCGCCGAAGGCCGCCCGGCAGCAGAGGTCACACGCGAAGTCGCCGGGGTACTCCAAGGACTGTTCGACGACGGCACTCCCGTCATTGCTTTCAACGCCAGTTACGATTTCACCGTGTTGGCGGCGGAGTCTGCCCGCTACGGCGTTCCCCAACTGAGCCGCTTCCCCGTGCTGGATCCGTATGTCATGAACAAGCAAATGGACCGGTACCGCAAGGGGAAGCGCACCCTCACCGCTTTGTGCGAGGAATACGGCGTGGACCTGACAAACGCACATACCTCCGCGGCGGATGCGCTCGCTACGCTCCGCGTTCTGGATGCCATGGCCGGCAAGTTCCCCAAGTTGCAGATGCCTGCGTCCACGCTGCATCAGCTGCAAGTAGACTGGGCGGCGTCCCAGGCTGCTGATTTCCAGCAGTACTTGCGCCGGAGCAAGCCCACCGCCGTCATCGAGGGTGAGTGGCCGGTTCTGCCGCCTGAGGATGCCAGCCGGGGCGGCTTCTAG
- a CDS encoding putative beta-N-acetylhexosaminidase (identified by match to protein family HMM PF00933) yields the protein METPPPTNSRFTMRKFPSIASLSVSIATAGVLLVTASGCSSGPSNSGQASAEGTPSVSPSSPTPTSPPATTTPSAVPSPPPSAAPAPAPSTPSPAEQQLAALSLEQRVGQLFMVAAKASGAEPGTMEALTKYHAGNVYLSGRSKAGTAPTTAVVSSLTGTVSAATTGGVPLFVATDQEGGYVQVLSGPGFSTIPTAVVQASSGAAKLRTDAATWGKELRSVGVNVNLAPVLDTVTSPEFSPSNAPIGHFQREYGYDPASVSLLGNAFADGMKDAGVAPVVKHFPGLGRVVPNTDVSSDVRDTATTRNDPALEPFHAAIKSGTQWVMVSNAYYDKIDAANIAPFSPTVMETMLRADAGFTGIVLSDDLCSAAQLEAWSDAERALNFFGAGGTMLVCADPTSIPAMHRAVVQKATSDPAFRAKVDAAALTVLRVKAAH from the coding sequence GTGGAAACCCCACCCCCAACGAATTCACGGTTTACCATGCGCAAGTTCCCGTCCATTGCTTCTTTGAGTGTCAGCATTGCCACCGCCGGAGTACTTCTTGTGACGGCCTCGGGATGTTCCAGTGGCCCATCCAACTCCGGCCAGGCCTCGGCGGAGGGGACGCCTTCTGTATCTCCTTCTTCGCCGACACCTACATCCCCGCCGGCGACAACCACGCCGTCTGCCGTTCCTTCCCCGCCTCCTTCCGCCGCACCGGCCCCGGCGCCGAGCACACCGTCACCTGCGGAGCAGCAACTCGCAGCGCTCAGCCTTGAGCAGCGGGTAGGACAACTGTTTATGGTGGCGGCCAAGGCCAGCGGCGCGGAACCGGGCACCATGGAAGCACTGACGAAGTATCACGCCGGCAACGTTTACCTCAGCGGACGCAGCAAGGCTGGAACTGCCCCGACTACAGCTGTCGTGTCGTCGTTGACCGGTACAGTCTCGGCTGCCACAACAGGTGGGGTACCCCTATTTGTGGCGACGGACCAAGAAGGAGGATACGTGCAGGTTCTGTCCGGTCCCGGGTTCTCCACTATTCCGACCGCTGTGGTCCAGGCGTCCTCCGGGGCGGCCAAGCTCCGCACGGATGCTGCAACGTGGGGGAAGGAACTTCGTAGCGTAGGCGTCAATGTGAACCTCGCGCCGGTCCTTGATACAGTGACCAGCCCGGAGTTTTCCCCGTCAAATGCCCCCATCGGCCATTTTCAGCGGGAGTACGGCTATGACCCTGCCAGCGTCTCGCTCCTGGGCAACGCCTTTGCCGATGGCATGAAGGACGCGGGCGTCGCTCCCGTAGTCAAACACTTCCCGGGCCTTGGCCGGGTGGTTCCCAACACCGATGTCAGCAGCGATGTCCGTGACACGGCCACCACCCGGAACGATCCTGCGCTGGAGCCGTTCCACGCGGCCATCAAATCAGGCACCCAATGGGTCATGGTGTCCAATGCTTACTACGACAAGATTGACGCCGCCAACATCGCACCGTTCTCACCCACCGTGATGGAAACCATGCTCCGTGCTGACGCCGGCTTCACGGGGATCGTTCTTTCGGACGATCTCTGCAGTGCCGCGCAGCTGGAAGCATGGTCCGATGCCGAGCGCGCCCTGAACTTCTTCGGTGCAGGCGGAACCATGCTGGTGTGCGCCGATCCCACGAGCATTCCGGCCATGCACCGGGCGGTGGTGCAGAAGGCTACGTCAGATCCGGCTTTCAGGGCCAAGGTGGATGCTGCAGCGTTGACAGTGCTGCGGGTCAAAGCCGCTCACTAA
- the hemC gene encoding porphobilinogen deaminase (identified by match to protein family HMM PF01379; match to protein family HMM PF03900; match to protein family HMM TIGR00212), with amino-acid sequence MTVRIGTRASKLALTQTQQTADQLAAVGGFPVELVHIKTEGDVKTGSLSQMGGTGVFVAALRDALLADACDVAVHSLKDLPTGAALGLSIAATPKRVDVRDVLCARDGMTLAQLPGGAKVGTGSPRRAAQLRAARPDIEVLDIRGNVDTRLGRVPGLPGNTTDEVVQGKSCDLDAVVLAAAGLERMDRLDTVSEFFESDVMLPAPGQGALAIECRTEDAPSVAGSAEGADGVLAQALAALNDHDTRLAVTAERAVLARLEAGCAAPVGAYAFRKGSMLHLEAVVCAVDGTKTVREKKATDGLTEVGATLLGIEVAELLLAAGAAEIADLAAS; translated from the coding sequence GTGACAGTCCGCATCGGAACCAGGGCTAGCAAGCTTGCCCTGACGCAAACGCAACAGACTGCGGACCAGTTGGCTGCCGTGGGCGGCTTCCCGGTGGAGCTGGTGCACATCAAGACCGAGGGCGATGTGAAAACCGGATCCCTGTCCCAGATGGGTGGCACCGGAGTGTTCGTCGCTGCACTGCGGGATGCCCTGCTGGCTGACGCCTGCGATGTCGCCGTGCACTCGCTGAAGGACCTGCCCACGGGTGCCGCACTTGGCCTGAGCATCGCGGCGACCCCCAAGCGGGTGGATGTCCGTGACGTGCTCTGTGCCCGTGACGGTATGACACTCGCCCAGCTGCCGGGCGGCGCCAAAGTAGGCACAGGCTCGCCTCGGCGTGCCGCGCAGCTTCGGGCTGCACGTCCGGACATCGAAGTACTCGATATCCGCGGAAACGTGGACACACGCCTTGGACGCGTCCCCGGCCTCCCGGGTAACACCACCGATGAGGTTGTTCAAGGCAAGTCCTGCGACCTTGACGCCGTGGTGCTGGCCGCGGCGGGCTTGGAACGAATGGACCGGTTGGACACCGTCAGCGAGTTCTTCGAATCCGACGTCATGCTTCCCGCCCCCGGGCAGGGAGCATTGGCCATCGAGTGCCGCACTGAAGACGCCCCCAGCGTGGCCGGTTCCGCCGAAGGGGCCGACGGGGTGCTGGCACAGGCCCTTGCTGCACTGAACGACCACGACACCCGCCTCGCCGTAACGGCCGAGCGCGCTGTTCTGGCCAGGCTCGAAGCCGGTTGCGCGGCCCCCGTTGGTGCCTACGCCTTCCGTAAGGGCAGCATGCTGCACCTTGAGGCAGTGGTCTGCGCAGTGGATGGTACCAAGACTGTCCGCGAGAAGAAGGCCACCGACGGCCTCACGGAGGTTGGCGCCACGTTGCTCGGCATCGAAGTGGCTGAGCTGTTGCTCGCCGCCGGCGCCGCGGAGATCGCGGACCTTGCCGCGTCCTGA
- the hemB gene encoding delta-aminolevulinic acid dehydratase (identified by match to protein family HMM PF00490), producing MSFPNHRPRRLRTTPAMRRLTAENRLAPADLILPAFIREGLTEPSPISSMPGVVQHTTESLKRAAAEAVELGVGGIMLFGVPAVRDAQGTASLDPDGVLNKAIRDVKAEVGDDLVIMGDVCLDEFTDHGHCGVLDSEGYVDNDATLEIYGRMAVAQADAGAHVLGPSGMMDGQIAVIRQALEESGHKNTAVLAYAAKYASAFYGPFREAVDSQLKGDRRTYQMDAANRREAILEVELDLEEGADMVMVKPAMSYLDILADVAAMSPVPVSAYQISGEYAMIEAAAANGWIDRRGAITESVLGIKRAGADTVLTYWASELAGWLKES from the coding sequence ATGAGCTTTCCGAACCATCGTCCCCGCCGCTTGCGCACCACTCCCGCAATGCGGAGGCTCACCGCCGAAAACCGCCTGGCGCCCGCGGACCTGATCCTCCCGGCGTTCATAAGGGAGGGCCTCACAGAGCCGAGCCCCATCAGCTCCATGCCGGGAGTGGTCCAGCACACCACCGAGTCCCTGAAACGGGCGGCCGCAGAAGCCGTGGAGTTGGGCGTGGGCGGCATCATGCTGTTCGGTGTGCCCGCCGTGCGCGACGCGCAAGGCACCGCTTCATTGGACCCGGATGGCGTCCTGAACAAGGCCATCCGCGACGTCAAAGCCGAGGTCGGCGATGACCTGGTGATTATGGGCGACGTTTGCCTCGATGAGTTCACGGACCACGGCCACTGCGGCGTCCTCGATTCCGAAGGCTACGTAGACAACGACGCCACGCTGGAGATCTACGGCCGGATGGCTGTTGCCCAAGCGGACGCCGGAGCTCACGTGCTGGGGCCCTCGGGAATGATGGACGGACAGATCGCAGTCATCCGTCAAGCGCTGGAGGAGTCCGGGCACAAGAACACAGCAGTTCTTGCCTATGCAGCCAAGTACGCGTCAGCATTCTATGGCCCGTTCCGTGAGGCCGTGGATTCCCAGCTCAAGGGTGATCGCCGGACCTACCAGATGGACGCGGCAAACCGTCGGGAAGCCATCCTGGAAGTTGAACTGGACCTCGAAGAAGGCGCTGACATGGTCATGGTCAAGCCTGCCATGAGCTACTTGGACATCCTGGCCGACGTCGCAGCCATGAGCCCGGTGCCGGTGTCGGCCTACCAAATCTCGGGCGAGTACGCCATGATCGAAGCGGCCGCCGCCAATGGCTGGATCGACAGGCGGGGTGCCATCACCGAATCCGTCCTCGGCATCAAGCGTGCCGGAGCGGACACCGTCCTGACCTACTGGGCCTCGGAACTCGCAGGCTGGCTGAAGGAGTCCTGA
- the hemL gene encoding glutamate-1-semialdehyde-2,1-aminomutase (identified by match to protein family HMM PF00202; match to protein family HMM TIGR00713), whose protein sequence is MTSNTPVSDQLFDRARSLMPGGVNSPVRAFGSVGGTPKFMVSAKGAYLTDADGKEYVDLVCSWGPALLGHAHPAVLDAVHAAVDRGLSFGASTPDEANLAAIVKDRVSAVERLRMVSTGTEATMTAVRLARGFTGRNLIIKFAGCYHGHLDGLLAAAGSGVATLALPGSAGVTEATAAETLVLPYNDLAAVEAAFAAHGKNIAAVITEAAPANMGVVTPGEGFNAGLSRITKEHGALLILDEVLTGFRTGYAGYWGLTGRQEGWAPDLLTFGKVIGGGMPTAALGGRADVMDYLAPVGPVYQAGTLSGNPVAMAAGVATLTNATPEVYAYVDARSLELSAALSSALDAAGVDHSIQRAGNLFSVAFGTSAHGVHNYDDAQRQESFRYAPFFHSMLDSGVYLPPSVFEAWFLSAAHDDAAMNRIVDALPAAAKAAAGASA, encoded by the coding sequence ATGACGTCAAACACCCCTGTGTCCGACCAGCTGTTCGACCGCGCCCGGTCCCTGATGCCCGGCGGCGTCAACTCGCCGGTTCGGGCCTTCGGGTCAGTGGGCGGTACTCCGAAGTTCATGGTGTCCGCCAAGGGTGCCTACCTGACGGACGCCGACGGTAAGGAATACGTAGACCTCGTCTGCTCCTGGGGGCCGGCGCTGTTGGGCCACGCCCACCCCGCCGTGCTCGACGCCGTTCACGCAGCTGTGGACCGTGGCTTGTCCTTCGGAGCTTCCACCCCGGATGAAGCCAACTTGGCTGCGATCGTCAAGGACCGGGTGTCCGCCGTCGAACGCTTGCGGATGGTGTCCACGGGAACCGAAGCCACCATGACTGCCGTCCGCCTGGCCCGTGGTTTCACCGGCCGCAACCTGATCATCAAGTTCGCCGGCTGCTACCACGGGCACCTTGACGGATTGCTGGCAGCCGCAGGATCCGGCGTCGCCACGTTGGCACTGCCCGGCTCTGCCGGCGTCACCGAGGCCACTGCCGCTGAGACACTGGTCCTGCCCTATAACGATCTCGCTGCCGTCGAGGCTGCATTCGCTGCGCACGGCAAGAACATTGCTGCCGTTATCACCGAAGCAGCTCCGGCCAACATGGGCGTCGTTACCCCGGGTGAGGGCTTCAACGCGGGGCTGTCCCGCATCACCAAGGAACACGGTGCGCTCCTCATCCTCGACGAAGTCCTCACCGGCTTCCGCACCGGCTACGCCGGCTACTGGGGACTGACCGGCCGCCAGGAAGGCTGGGCTCCGGACCTGCTCACGTTCGGCAAGGTCATCGGCGGCGGAATGCCGACGGCGGCACTCGGCGGCCGTGCCGACGTCATGGACTACCTTGCTCCCGTCGGCCCGGTTTACCAGGCCGGGACGCTGTCCGGAAACCCCGTGGCCATGGCAGCGGGTGTCGCAACGCTGACGAACGCAACTCCTGAGGTCTACGCCTACGTTGATGCCCGATCCCTGGAACTCTCCGCCGCGCTCTCCTCTGCCCTTGATGCCGCGGGTGTGGACCACTCCATCCAGCGGGCAGGCAACCTGTTCTCCGTCGCGTTTGGTACCTCTGCCCACGGCGTGCACAACTACGACGACGCGCAGCGGCAGGAAAGCTTCCGATACGCCCCGTTCTTCCACTCCATGCTGGACTCCGGCGTCTACCTTCCGCCATCGGTCTTCGAAGCCTGGTTCCTTTCCGCTGCCCATGACGACGCAGCGATGAACAGGATCGTCGATGCCCTCCCTGCAGCAGCGAAGGCCGCAGCGGGCGCATCGGCCTAG
- a CDS encoding putative N5,N10-methylenetetrahydromethanopterin reductase (identified by match to protein family HMM PF00296), with product MTAVPADPTAPVAANEILLGLNTFGDAGVDADGNPKEHARVLRELLQEAKLADAVGLHAFGVGEHHRRDFAVSAPEVFLAAAAAVTSRIRLGSAVTVLSSDDPIRVFQRFATVDALSNGRAEVMLGRGSFVESFPLFGLDLADYEVLFEEKLELFDKVRSQKPVHWEGRTRPNVNGLQVYPKLQHHLLPAWIGVGGTPESVLRCAEYGYPIIFAIIGGEPRRFAPLVKLYRDAMAKYGHPMRQIATHSPGFIADTDEAAREELFPHWLEQRNRIGSERGWGPGNRGEFDAMCGPEGALYVGSPETVARKIALLKRNLGVDRFDLKYSNGTLPHQSMMRCIELYGSEVAPRVAELLADAS from the coding sequence ATGACCGCTGTTCCTGCCGATCCCACAGCGCCGGTGGCGGCCAATGAGATCCTGCTCGGCCTGAACACTTTCGGCGACGCCGGGGTGGACGCCGATGGAAACCCGAAGGAACATGCGCGCGTGCTGCGCGAGCTGCTCCAGGAAGCGAAGCTGGCTGACGCCGTCGGACTTCATGCCTTTGGGGTGGGGGAGCATCACCGGCGCGATTTCGCGGTGTCCGCACCTGAAGTCTTCCTCGCAGCGGCGGCCGCGGTTACCTCACGGATTCGCCTTGGCTCGGCCGTTACCGTGCTCAGCTCCGATGACCCCATCCGGGTTTTCCAGCGCTTCGCCACCGTGGATGCGTTGTCCAACGGCAGGGCGGAGGTAATGCTCGGCAGGGGTTCGTTCGTGGAGTCGTTCCCTCTGTTTGGTTTGGACCTGGCGGACTACGAAGTCCTGTTCGAGGAAAAACTGGAACTGTTCGATAAAGTTCGCTCGCAGAAACCGGTTCATTGGGAAGGCCGCACGCGTCCCAACGTCAACGGGCTGCAGGTATACCCCAAACTGCAGCACCACTTGCTGCCGGCTTGGATCGGTGTAGGCGGTACACCCGAGTCCGTGCTGCGCTGCGCCGAATATGGCTACCCCATCATCTTCGCCATTATTGGGGGAGAACCCCGCCGCTTCGCGCCGCTGGTCAAGCTGTACCGTGATGCGATGGCCAAGTACGGCCATCCGATGCGGCAGATCGCAACGCACTCACCGGGGTTCATTGCTGACACGGACGAGGCCGCCCGCGAGGAACTCTTCCCGCATTGGCTGGAGCAGCGCAACCGGATAGGTTCTGAGCGCGGCTGGGGTCCAGGGAATCGCGGAGAGTTTGATGCCATGTGCGGCCCTGAAGGTGCGCTCTACGTTGGCTCCCCGGAGACCGTTGCCCGGAAAATCGCCTTGCTCAAGCGGAACCTTGGTGTGGACCGCTTCGACCTCAAATACAGCAATGGAACATTGCCGCATCAATCCATGATGCGCTGCATCGAGCTCTACGGCAGCGAGGTGGCCCCCCGGGTTGCTGAGCTGCTGGCCGACGCCTCATAA
- a CDS encoding putative amino acid ABC transporter (identified by match to protein family HMM PF00497): MKSARAANHCSAAAFPAHRETSPLPDESDFFMKFKAPKWLSVAPVAAALVISLAACGGGTSEPSGSPTDALAGSDQKSLDTFTTADVTALDQIDKSKLGLITDGTLRVGTLSDAPPNIFIDPSGNFTGYDNELLRAIGDKLGLKVEFASTDFSALLSQVGNKQFDVGSSSISTTDARRKTVGFTNGYDFGYMAIVTKSDSKVTGFADVKEGLRIGVVQGTVQDDYMTNTLKIEPVRFPDYNTVYGNVKNGQIDAWVAPSQQAEGQVKEGDNTKIAEKVVNTQNFTAYAVNKDNQPLIDALNSGLDAVIADGTWAKLTAEWYKDRPTAAEQTPQGWKPGSKAVQLPAK, translated from the coding sequence TTGAAGTCTGCTAGGGCAGCCAACCATTGTTCTGCTGCCGCATTCCCCGCCCACCGCGAAACGTCTCCGTTACCCGATGAAAGTGATTTCTTCATGAAATTCAAAGCCCCTAAGTGGCTGTCTGTTGCCCCCGTGGCCGCAGCCCTGGTGATTTCCCTGGCAGCATGCGGCGGAGGAACCTCCGAGCCCAGCGGCTCGCCCACCGACGCCCTCGCCGGCAGCGACCAGAAATCGCTGGACACGTTTACCACCGCTGACGTTACGGCGCTGGATCAGATCGACAAGTCCAAGCTGGGCCTCATCACCGACGGCACCCTGCGCGTGGGCACCCTTTCCGATGCCCCGCCGAACATTTTCATTGATCCGTCCGGTAACTTCACCGGTTACGACAACGAACTCCTGCGCGCCATTGGTGACAAGCTGGGCCTCAAGGTCGAGTTCGCGTCCACCGACTTCTCGGCGCTTCTGTCCCAGGTGGGCAACAAGCAGTTCGACGTCGGATCCTCCTCGATCTCCACCACGGACGCCCGTCGCAAGACAGTCGGCTTCACGAATGGCTACGACTTTGGCTACATGGCGATCGTGACCAAGAGCGACTCCAAGGTCACCGGCTTCGCCGACGTCAAGGAAGGCCTCCGCATCGGCGTCGTCCAGGGCACCGTCCAGGATGACTACATGACCAACACCCTGAAGATCGAGCCTGTCCGTTTCCCTGACTACAACACTGTCTACGGCAACGTCAAGAACGGCCAGATCGACGCTTGGGTTGCACCTTCGCAGCAGGCTGAAGGCCAGGTCAAGGAAGGCGACAACACCAAGATCGCCGAGAAGGTTGTCAACACCCAGAACTTCACCGCATACGCCGTGAACAAGGACAACCAGCCGCTGATCGACGCCCTGAACTCCGGTTTGGATGCAGTCATCGCTGACGGCACCTGGGCCAAGCTCACGGCCGAATGGTACAAGGACCGTCCGACTGCCGCCGAGCAGACCCCCCAGGGCTGGAAGCCGGGCAGCAAGGCCGTCCAGCTCCCCGCCAAGTAA
- a CDS encoding putative Methylated-DNA--protein-cysteine methyltransferase (identified by match to protein family HMM PF01035) — translation MRMEYVKAVLAVVDLVPSGSAVAYGDVAELLGAGGPRQVGTVMSHYGSSVAWWRVLRASGEAPTGHEADALRHYLEESTPLHGAYEAFLRTGEGRWRVDLTAARWAPTEPDFDQLDVISDQLERQLHKLSVPDDEMTV, via the coding sequence ATGCGGATGGAGTACGTGAAGGCTGTTCTGGCCGTTGTGGACCTTGTTCCATCGGGTTCGGCGGTCGCCTATGGTGACGTCGCAGAGCTTCTTGGAGCCGGCGGTCCACGGCAGGTTGGGACTGTGATGAGCCACTACGGCAGCTCCGTCGCATGGTGGCGTGTCCTGCGGGCAAGCGGGGAAGCGCCTACCGGTCATGAAGCAGACGCCTTGCGGCACTACCTGGAAGAATCCACTCCGCTGCACGGCGCCTACGAGGCATTCCTGAGGACGGGTGAAGGCCGTTGGCGCGTCGATCTGACAGCCGCCCGATGGGCGCCTACAGAACCTGACTTTGACCAACTTGATGTGATCTCTGACCAGTTGGAGCGTCAACTCCATAAATTGTCGGTGCCCGATGATGAAATGACTGTGTGA